A genomic window from Silene latifolia isolate original U9 population chromosome Y, ASM4854445v1, whole genome shotgun sequence includes:
- the LOC141630636 gene encoding uncharacterized protein LOC141630636 — translation MDGWSLSINNSSHKGGRVWILWNPSIFHVDFLNYSAQCINMKVTELASTIFFYLSMVYAFNDIQAREELWAQLVDFSVHIKDPWLVCGDFNCVLSHAERLVGNSSDKEIDDFQGCLTSCGLVDSPTRGSFFTWNNKQDVSSRVYSRLDRALINQEWSDQMPTMYAHFLPEGIFDHTPCLLKSSGQQNSFKKRFKYFNMWGKSPYFLQSLQGWWKNSGYGTKMYCLVKKMQQLKPYFRQYNRDYFSDIENSAMLALKNLEYIQAQLAIDPRDSLWLQKEQDAIGEYKELQTACTLFLSQKAKAAWIKDGDSNTKYFHGVIKSNFMKNQVLSISDMAGKEHEDPQMIQNAFLQYYIQLLGTEKATTS, via the coding sequence ATGGATGGTTGGAGCTTGTCTATTAATAATAGTTCTCATAAGGGTGGTAGGGTGTGGATTTTATGGAATCCTTCTATCTTTCATGTGGACTTTCTTAATTACTCTGCTCAATGTATTAATATGAAGGTTACTGAACTGGCTTCTACTATCTTCTTTTACTTATCCATGGTTTATGCTTTCAATGATATTCAAGCAAGGGAAGAATTATGGGCTCAGTTGGTAGATTTCTCTGTTCATATCAAGGATCCCTGGCTAGTTTGTGGGGATTTCAACTGTGTCTTGTCTCATGCTGAAAGGTTAGTAGGTAATAGTAGTGATAAGGAAATTGATGATTTTCAAGGGTGTCTGACTAGCTGTGGTTTAGTGGATAGTCCTACTAGAGGTTCCTTCTTCACTTGGAACAATAAGCAGGATGTCAGTTCAAGAGTCTATAGCAGACTGGATAGGGCTTTAATTAATCAAGAATGGAGTGATCAAATGCCTACTATGTATGCTCATTTTCTTCCTGAAGGCATATTTGATCACACCCCTTGTCTGCTTAAGAGTTCTGGTCAGCAGAATAGTTTTAAAAAACGATTcaaatacttcaatatgtggggaaaatctccttattttcttCAGTCTCTACAAGGATGGTGGAAAAACTCAGGCTATGGCACTAAGATGTATTGTCTTGTTAAGAAAATGCAACAGTTGAAGCCTTATTTTAGACAATACAATAGGGATTACTTTTCTGATATTGAGAATAGTGCTATGCTTGCCCTGAAAAATCTGGAGTATATCCAAGCCCAGCTTGCTATTGACCCTAGAGATTCCTTGTGGCTGCAAAAAGAACAGGATGCTATTGGTGAATATAAGGAATTGCAGACTGCGTGCACTCTCTTCCTGAGTCAGAAAGCTAAGGCTGCTTGGATTAAGGATGGTGATAGTAATACAAAGTATTTCCATGGTGTTATCAAAAGCAATTTTATGAAGAATCAAGTGTTGTCCATTTCTGATATGGCTGGGAAGGAGCATGAGGATCCTCAAATGATTCAGAATGCCTTCCTTCAGTATTATATTCAGCTTTTAGGGACAGAGAAAGCTACAACTTCGTGA